CATGTTTGCTCTCTGCCATTTGCTCGCCAGCGTGCAAGAGGGCTTTGGTGGGAATGCATCCCACGTTCAGGCACACGCCACCCACTGCACCCATTTCTGCGACAGCGGTTTTCAGCCCGAGTTGTGCAGCGCGAATCGCAGCGTGGTATCCGCCAGGACCGGCCCCAATCACCAATACGTCGTAATCCATTCGTCACTCCTTACGCAGGCCCTGAAGTCTCAGGGCTGTTGAAACGGCTGCCATGCAGCACGGCAAGCAAAAATCAGCGGCTGTGTTTCAGGCCGATGTCATGCCTGAGACCTACCGCTCATCAGTTTACCTCTGAAATCTGGATCTCAAAAGTGAAAACCTCTGCTTCCCTGCCGTTAAGACCTAGATTTCTTTCGCTCGTTGCCCCGTTTGAAGTTTCCAGTGGCTTTGGCAAGCAGCAATTGTTGCTGCTCTGGACTGGCTTTTTCCAGTTGTTTGAGCATTTTGCTGGCCTGAGGATCGCGGTAGGTGCGCACATGCTTGCCTTCGTGGTAAACGAACAGTTTTCCGTCGGAATGGACTTGAAATTCAAAAGGATGTTCTTTTAAAGCGTCATGCTGGTCAATGGGCATGCTTTTATCATATGGGCTTTGCCAACATCCACCTTGTGATCTGCATGTTCTTGACATCATGAGGTTCAAGGTTCAGAGGTCCAACCTCCTGTGGGCCACCTGCCCACCATCTGGTTGCAACCTGCCATCTTCTCAAAACCAATGGACACCCATTGGCTCTTGATCGAGTCCAACTGCTGCACACGCTCCTGCAATGCTTCATCTTCCACCCTCTGAAAGTAGACCCGCGGTTGACCAAAGAAGGTGTGCAAGATTTCAGGCGCAACGGGTTTCTTCCGGGGGTGGTCAGCCATCTGTTTCTGCACATGTGCAGGGAAAGAAACCAGTTGAGCAGCGGTAAATGTCCAGAATTCAAACACTTTTCCCGGTTGCTGTTCAAACTGGATCGGCAAAACCCGACTTGGAGAGGTCAGGCAAATGCTTTTCTCGTCAAATGGCAGGGATTTCAGCATTTCTGCGATCCCAAGCGTCTTCTTGCGAAATGCTGCAGCTTTCTCAGGGTTGGATTGATTTGCTTGCTCGTACAGGGCGGTCAAAGCGTCATTCGATGGGTATCGGGGGCGTTTGTTGAGGGGTTGATCCAGATCTCGGGTCAACACCGAAACCATCAAACGGCTCTCTGTCCCACGCATAAAACCATAGTCATGCTTTGCCAACCAGATTTTGATTTTGGAGGTGGAGTACGTGTTGCGAATGGTGTGGATCAGGGGTTGGTACACAGGGTCTGAGGTGACTTCTTCGACATGCACTCTGGGGTCCATCCAACTCAGAATGGCCGGGTTGGGTTGTTGCCTCTGGTAATTGTAGATCCCATAAGAAACCGTGCCCATCATCGTGAAAACCAATCCTGCGGACAGCATCAGGGTTTGACGGGTCATTCTGAAATTTGCCTTGGTCTGTTCTTTGACTGCCACTTGAATCACATCCATTCCTGACCTGAGCAGAAAAACCTGTGCCGCCACACGCCCCTCTGAAGCTTGCACATCTTGGTGCATGTCCCGAATGTTCAGCAAGATGTCTCGGGCATACTGTTCCCGGAATGCGACTGGGTAAAGTTTCAAAAGCCATTCAATCCATTTCATCGGGTCCTCTGCTCGCTGGCTGGTCCATGACATCACCTTCCAGAGTGTGAAACCGGACCGTCACGCATAAACTATCCAATTCAGATATATCACAGTTGGATATATGACCGCAAGTGGGAGCAAGCGTAACTTTCATCCCTCACTGTTTCGAAAAAAGCTTGCTATTCTATATAACGTATCTCAGGAACCTTTCGGGAAACTTTTCACCCGCGAGTCTCGCACAAGCCACCATTGTCCGTGCATCCTCAGGCAGCAAGGAGAAAACCATGAGCATTCAAGCAAACAAAGTTGTAGAGCTGGATTACGTTCTGACCATTGAAGGTGACGTGATTGACAAAACCGAGCCTGGCGAACCCCTCCTGTACCTGCACGGCGCAGGCAACCTGATCCCCGGCCTCGAAAAAGAACTCGAAGGCAAAAATGTGGGAGACAGCCTGAGCGTCACCATCGAACCCGCCGACGCTTACGGCGAATGGGACGAGCAAGCCATCGAAGTGTTCAGCTCTGAAAACTTCGAAGGCAACGTGGAAGTGGGCGCCACCTACTACGCCGAAAACCCCGATGGAACCATGATGCCCTTCACCGTCCGCGAAGTGCGCGACGATCAAGTGGTCGCAGATTTCAACCACCCTCTGGCCGGACAAACCCTGCACTTTGACGTCAAAGTGGTCAACATCCGCGAAGCCACCGAGGAAGAGATCGAGCACGGCCACCCCCACGGTCCCGACGGCACCGACGTTCACGACGAAGATTGATTCCAGCAGTCCAAAAAGAACTGGCTTTTGCCAGTTCTTTTCTTTTGCCCAAAAAGCGGTCAGCCTGCCCGAAAACCCAGAGCAAACCCGGCCACAAAAGCCCCAGTAAAGGGCAGGTTGGCGGTGATCAACTTCATGAACTGGTCGGTGGCGGTCCGCACGTTTTCCTCTTTGAACAGGGGATCGGCTTTCTGCTGGATGCTGAGCCAGTCAATCTGGATGAACCCATAAGCCGCCAGAACCTGCAACAAAATGAACAGGCCCCCCACCACAAACAGGGCCATCTTCCCCACCTTTTTCACGAAATAGCCAGCAGCAAAACCCAGCACGCCACCAAAAGACAGTTGCCCGATGTACGGGGTGAGGAAATCCAGATCCATAACGCCAAGTCTACTCTGGATGGACGGTTGTGGATGAGGAAACCCTCTGGACTGTCCATGCCTGAACCCTCCTTTTGTAAGGGTTCTCAGGGTAGGTGCGACATCTAAAGGTAAAATACAAAAGACGGTCCGGTTGATGTCCATTTTTCTGGCCTTCCAGAGCAGAATTTCACATTGAACTTCCGGACATCTGTTCAGAAAGTGCTGGCTTGCTTTCTGCCTGTCCTGTCTTTGACCGCATCGGCGGAACCATTCCCTCAGAGGTCGCGTATGAATCATGTGTCGCAAGTGTCAGAGTACAACCCCAGTCATCCTGCGGAACTGCAACTCCTCAAGAAAGGAGATGAGCGCGCCTGGCATCAACTGATCGAAACCCATCAGGACCGGATGCTGACCTACCTGTTCCGACTGGAAGGCAACTACGAGGACGCTCTCGACCTGACCCAAGAAGTGTTTTTCCGTGCCTGGAAAGGCATCCACACCTTCAAAGACGGCGAGCCTTTCTTGCCGTGGCTTTACCAGATCGCCCGCAACACCCAGATCGAGAAACACCGCCGCAAATCCCATCCCCAGTTCTCCATGGAAGAAGCTGCAGAGGAGGTGGGCTTCGAAGTCACCTCGCACCTGCTCAGTCCGGTGGTGCAGGCCGAACGGGCCCAGAACGCCGAACTGGTGCAAGAAGCCCTGCTCACCCTCCCTGAAGATTACCGTGAAGCTGTGGTTTTGCGTTTCGTGGAAGAAATGAGTTATGAGGAAATTGCTACCATTCAGGGCGTTGCTGTGGGCACCGCCAAAAGCCGGGTGTTCCGTGCCAAGGAAATGCTCGCCCAAGCCCTCAAAGGACGGGTGGATTGAAGTGCAAGACATGGCCTGAACCTTCAGGCCCGAGAAATAGAGGTTGTCATGGATAAGCCCCTGAACGCTCACAACCAGAACAGCATCAACCATCTGGATTTCGGTCAACCACCTCCAGAGGGGTTTTTTGCGCGTTTCAAGGAATTCTATGATGCCGCCACCGCTCTGGATCAATTGCCGCTTCTGGACGTCCCCGACTGGCTGAGCACCTACACCGCCACCAGCATCTACAGTGCCATTTCGTTGAACATCCAGCAGGCCAAACCCCTCATCGAAGCCGCTCCCAAATTCCTGGAAAACTTCCTGCCTCCCACCTATGCCCTGCGCGAGCCGACCATGACCGATCAAGAACTGCAAAAACTGCTCCATGACCTGCCTTCCCTGAAGGCACCTGAAGGCTTGGCGGCTCGGGTGATGGAACGCATTCAGGAGGACCTGCTGACCCAGAACCTGCAGGGTCTCAAAGTGAAAGCGCCAGAGGGTTTTGCTGCCCGCATCGCAGAACGCATTCAGGAAGACGCCCTCAAAACAGAACTGCAATCCCTGAAAGTCACCGCACCCGAAGGCTTTGCCTCGAAAGTCCTGCAGCACATCCATTCCCAGAGCGAAGCNNNNNNNNNNNNNNNNNNNNNNNNNNNNNNNNNNNNNNNNNNNNNNNNNNNNNNNNNNNNNNNNNNNNNNNNNNNNNNNNN
This DNA window, taken from Deinococcus misasensis DSM 22328, encodes the following:
- a CDS encoding FKBP-type peptidyl-prolyl cis-trans isomerase; its protein translation is MSIQANKVVELDYVLTIEGDVIDKTEPGEPLLYLHGAGNLIPGLEKELEGKNVGDSLSVTIEPADAYGEWDEQAIEVFSSENFEGNVEVGATYYAENPDGTMMPFTVREVRDDQVVADFNHPLAGQTLHFDVKVVNIREATEEEIEHGHPHGPDGTDVHDED
- a CDS encoding FUN14 domain-containing protein, which gives rise to MDLDFLTPYIGQLSFGGVLGFAAGYFVKKVGKMALFVVGGLFILLQVLAAYGFIQIDWLSIQQKADPLFKEENVRTATDQFMKLITANLPFTGAFVAGFALGFRAG
- a CDS encoding RNA polymerase sigma factor; translated protein: MNHVSQVSEYNPSHPAELQLLKKGDERAWHQLIETHQDRMLTYLFRLEGNYEDALDLTQEVFFRAWKGIHTFKDGEPFLPWLYQIARNTQIEKHRRKSHPQFSMEEAAEEVGFEVTSHLLSPVVQAERAQNAELVQEALLTLPEDYREAVVLRFVEEMSYEEIATIQGVAVGTAKSRVFRAKEMLAQALKGRVD